Genomic window (Papilio machaon chromosome 12, ilPapMach1.1, whole genome shotgun sequence):
taaaaaagtacatggatttgtaacaaaatttatacacACGACTGACTAGGGCTCTAATGGGTAGCGATGTATATTGTGTGGTTTTGAAAACAAAGACTTTAAAAATTCTGATTTTACCaacaatactttatttaacgatgaaaaattgttttaacgaTTTCAAACACATTATGACAAGTAAGTTAGAACCACTAATTTTGAATTGTACTTCCAGCGGCCTCTACATGTGTAAGGTATGGCCTATCCCACCATCCAGAGGATAGGAGGCGAATCGAAGGACACCTTGCTcctcaaaatcggttcagttgtGTAGGCTTTAGGCCGTCACAAttgaatttacatacatacaaacctcaAATAATCTCACTTCTGACAGAAGTAATTACGTGGGCCAAACAATGTGCATACGAACAGTGATGCAGTCTTCAAAAAGGTCAGATCGTGAAATTTTCTGTTTCAGTAACAATTAATACACAGATAGAGATAAAGTTTGCAATCATCTTGAATTGCAATCGTCTTGCGGCACATACTTATCGATTAAGGAAAAAATGACCGTTAATAAGACGCGGGATTCACCTCGCGTCAGAGGCGTCAGCGGCGGTGCGAGGAGGGCGTGGATATAATCTGTGTGAATTGCGGTGCGGTAGCACTCGCCTGTCTACACGCACGCAGCACACCGCCCTCACTACACATCGTTGACATCATGAAGCAGGAACAGGTGCTGACCGTCGACAACATGAACCAGCGGCTGCGGCGCGTGCGCTACGCCGTGCGCGGCCCCGTACTCGAGCGCGCGCTGCACATCGAACACGAGCTTGAGAAGGTACGTCACCCACCTGCAGAAGCCAACGATAGAAGCAGCCACTTTCAACGTCAATATAATGCAGAAAGTACATTGAAGTAATGCGATTTATTGGCTctacggatctcgctgaaatttgacacaaatgtagaacataatctggaagaacacacatgctactataataattaacttttttgttttataacttcaaactttcgtgatttttactaatatactgttcgtaagaaacccgttagtcaacccgtgaacatggtgCATGCAATGCAATgcaatcgtggtaagaatcccgtttcttacgaacagtatattttttgttttaattccacgcggacagagtcgttGGCAAAAGCTggtatttcttaaaattcatgACGATGGTAATTTGAATGCTAGTCTTAAGTTCTCTAACACGAAACTTAACCTAACTTTAAGTTAATGAAGTTGCCAACCTTTGGCTTGGGGTGTGGGTGGTACAATTTACTTGTTTGTGTCACTCGAAATTGATGTCTATGTTTCAACCATGTTAAAGTACTGACttctttacattattttttctatagttTATTCATTCAATGCGAGGATGTGTACTCTTTCATATTCAAGACAAACTGCATTTTGCAATCAAACTGGAAAATTCCTAATTATTTCTGGTAAAATCAATTTGTCACACATTATCGCTTCATTTTGtgaaataactagcttttgctcgCGATTTCGTTAgcgtggattaaaaaaaaaaacttaggcACGtttttgttcttccagattatgacTATACCGTGCcgaatttaatcgagatccacgcagtcattccggagataccatcaaacaaacatctatccatccaactaaacattcgcatttataattatagtaagaagtaagattattacaatatataaaaaaagtgaaaCATCGTAACGGCCGAGTAACAAGCATGAGCGATCatcaaatattatgtttgatgTACAGCTGCAAAAtgcatttttgtatttcataactacacattttatacaagtgtggCTGTTTATCGCaaataatgatataataagagataataatatttacgatGTGCACTGCGCCTGCGCCGATTGCCGATAGCGCCGGCCCTGAGGGTGAACCCGAGACCCGCTCAACTCAAGGCCGCTTTCTATATATTCCCTGCTCATTATGTATTCAATTTAAGCTGAAACAAATCTGCATGGAGCCGTTActatatttgtaaacaaagcAGTGAGTGCCGCGGTTTAACTCATAATGAAAAGGATATACGCTAACAATTAATgacgataaaaatatagtaaacacGTGCGCGGACACAAACTCGTGATACCACTTTCATACACAAGTTGTCGAGTGACGGAGAGCGAgagaaagataatattgtttgtattattGACTCGTCAGCAAGCATCGTGCGTGCACTTCCGACTGCACACACACACCTATATACACATTACATAGTGTTTCATGTGTAATCTAATTTCCCAACATCGAGTTACAACgtcggcgggcggcgggcgtaTAGCAGGCACGACATTACAAGTCAATACACCGCGCGACAAGGACAATTTACACACATTTATAGGGACTTTCCCACCAATCAGCCAGTCAATGCGCTGCTCTGAGCGTTGCAGgttatttttctgtaatatGCGGTGGAGGAAATGTTTCGGTTTTTAAAGAAGCGGGAGTCAGTCGAAAATTAATATCTTGGTAATCAGAGGTGTGTGCTCACAACCAGTGCAGAGTTACGAACATGGAAACCTGTTGTCAGTTGACAAAACAATGGCGATTTATCGCGTGTGCAAACACTCATAATTAATTCTACACACTATATATTATcttctttatattataaaatttatttttcttatttatatattagtagACTCCCAAAGTTTAAGGTAAGGCGCAGCTTCaatgaattacaaaatattttaacgttttGCTCTGTCGCAGGGAGTGCCGAAACCGTTTGCGAGCGTGGTGCGCGCCAACATCGGCGATTGCCACGCGCTCGGACAGAAACCCATCACCTTCATAAGACAGGCGAGCACACAATAACTTActctattataaaattcactAGAATTATAACACCTAAAAAAGAATTGCTGCTGATCTTCTCTTTCTCGAGCTAAAAACACATGGACATGTAATGTCAGTAGTTTGAGTGAGGTTGTGTGCAGGTGGTGGCGGGCGCGGCGTGCCCCCAGCTGCTGGCCTCGCCCGCGCTGCCGCCGGACGTGAAGCAGCGTGTAGAGGAGATCCTCGATGACTGCACGTGAGTACTTAGTTACCAATATTTAATACCTACAcccataatttttaacattttttcaatttaacgcGCCTAAAATCGAGGAATCAGATagtttgtatttgtaaataagtagAGACGCATTCCCTACAGTCTTACAATCCAACCGATGTGTCGTGACCTATACAATGTTTAGGTTCAAAGTGACAACAGTGAATCAAATTGCGACTTGACGCAACGCGGTGACACGGCGTGACAAATCAACAGCTTCATTAGCGTGACTCCGACGTGCAAACACAATCCGTCCTCTACCCCCACCCTCACCCCTACCTCATCCGCtcctaataataatttatgcgCTTTGATATTATGTTGTAATCACTTAGTGCCCCACATTGTAGCATTTTAGGgcatatttattacttgattGTTCAATAGATTGGAcaacagtttttaaaatttcaaaaattatattcgtcATCGATTcgtcaatttgaaaaattatagattgttttagaaataagttttgaataaactaaataaaagcttcTAAACATTAAGTCAATTTGTACTTCTTCAACAGAGAAAATagtgtttgaattttattagataaatagAAGTCGTTTTAAAcaacatttgaaaattttaacaagataGTGTCATACAGTTTATAAGGTCATAGTAGGAATTGATTAAAAGCTCTGTGTTTGCAGTTGTAGTTGTGGTAATAATAGGAAACACTTACAGGTGCCGGTCGGTAGGCGCGTATTCGGCGAGCGCGGGGCTGTGGAgcgtgcggcgcgcggcggcAGCTTGGCTGGCGGCGCGCGATGGTACCCCCGCCAGCGCGCACGACATCTATCTCGGCTCCGGTGCCACTGACCTCATCAAGGCGCTCCTCACCGTGTTCACAGAGGACGTGGATGGAAAGCCTTCCGGTGATTTAATTACTTGTCTAGTCAGCACTTCAGTAGTTTAATTATTGGAGgtattaaaatacaagtaCGGTACAGCTACCACTCACGGTGCATTAATCTGCAATCCGTCCGAACATTTACCTTTTGCAACATATTTACTGCGTAACATGGAGTGATATGTCGACGTGTGTCGCAGGCGTGATGATCCCGATCCCGCAGTACCCATTGTTCTCGGGCGCACTGGCGGAGCTGGGCCTGGCGCAGGTGGAGTATTACCTGGACGAGGAACGCGGATGGGCGCTAGACGTGGCTGAGCTGCGCCGCGCGCTGCGCAACGCCAGTGCCACATGTCGCGTGCGCGTGCTCGTCGTCATCAACCCAGGCAACCCCACTGGACAGGTGAGGCTCATGAATAAggttatattaaactatttgaaGCACTCGTATTCGTCCAACTTAAGATCATCGTAAGAGGCAGGTAATGACTGAAAGTACTGCAGGTGCTGACTCGGGAAAACATGGAGGAGGTGGTGCGGTTCGCGCACGAGCACCGGCTGTTCCTGCTGGCGGACGAGGTGTACCAGGAAAACATCATCGCCAAGCCCTTCCACTCATTCAAAAAGGTTACTGTTATGCACTATCATTTCTATTGCTTCATCTACTTAACCGATGCAGTCATACATTTAGTTACCTACAATATAAGAAGaacttttttagttaatttgaaCTAAACTActtcatacaaaattttacgCTTAATGTACCCCAAATAcactagttaaaattaaaccaacgTACGATTATGACGTTGAGGTTATGTACGAGATGGGCGCGCCCTACTGCGACATGGAGCTGGGCAGCGTACTGACGTGCTCCAAAGGCTGGGCGGCGGAGTGCGGGTTGCGCGCCGGCCTGCTCGAGCTGGTGCGCGTGCATCCCGGCGTGGTGGCCGCCTTCTGTACTGCGCGCGCGCTTATGCAGTGTCCCACCGTGCTCGGCCAGGCCGCACTGCTCTGCGTCGTGAGTTGCCTCGCCGTTACACATATCGGTGACCCATTATTGCAGTATAAGACCAAGAAAGttaattacttactttttgGATTCCTCATTGCAGATGAAGCCGCCCACGCCCGGGGACGCTTCGTACGAGCAGTTCGCGATGGAGCGGCGAGAGATAAGGCGCGTGCTGCGCGAGCGCGCCGCTACCGCCCACCGCGCTTTCAACTCCATACCCGGCTACTCCTGCAACGCCATCGACGTAAGTCGTACCAAGCCCACCGCATCTTAAATTCGGTCCACACTCTCCGCCTTTTAAACTTGGggctaaataaaatactcaTATGTGATAAATTGACATGTTTAAGGGATCGATGTTCGCGTTCCCGCGTTTTGAGATCCCGGAGAGAGCGCAGCGCGCGGCTCGCGCGCAGGGTATCGAGCCCGACGAGTTCTATTGCCTGCGCCTGCTTGAAGAAACCGGTGCGTGTACACTCTCACACTCACAATACCTAGTGAACTGATCGTTTTGAGATTTGGGACAATTGTGATAaagattctttttatttcactatGTACATTTCGCaaagaaaaatcttatttcttactaatattataaactagcttttacccgcgactccgtccgcgcggaataaaaaaaatgcacacaagataaaaaaagttcctatgtccgtctcctagttctaagctacctccccatcaattttcagctaaatcagttcgaccgatcttgagttataagcagtgtaactaacacgactttcttttatatatatagatatagaatatagatatagatgcgaaggtttacatggatggatgttagaaggtaacaccagaacggttcaacaatctctatgaaatttgactcagatgtagaacacagtctggaagaacacataggcttactTCCTTAGTTTCTTTTATTGCacccggacggagtcgcagctaaagctagtatattaaattagcagattttaattttatgctttAATGTGCGCTATGTGTGCGTCAGGGGTGTGCGTGGTGCCGGGGTCAGGGTTCGGTCAGCGGCCGGGGACGTACCACCTCCGCACCACCATCCTGCACTCGCGCAGCCAGTTGCAGCACATGATGGACTCCGTGCGCCGTTTCCACGCCCACTTCCTGCACCAGTACGCTGATACTAGACTAGACTGCACTACTGACACCAGCACCGGCTGCTgatgtcatatttatattcttaatgttaaataaatgttcatgtttgtatgtttttataatatttatagttatgttggtgataatattttatgtatttactgTGATAATTTAGTTACTAGGatcataaatacattaaaactaattgaacaataactacaataattaacagtgggtttctgagaccaaaacccGTTaagaacatattgttatctctggtTATGTTAAGGATAATGAATGGgttgacgatatgttttatacaggtattttggtctcaggaACCAATTGTAAGTAGTATTGAATTTGAACGTAAAATTCGTAGTTTAAAGTTGTAAAGCGCAACGTGAAAGGGTTGCGCGTACCCCGGGCGGTGCGGCGCGGTGCGGCGCGGTGCGGCGTGACCAGTGCATGTGATTGGTCTCGCCTCACCGCCTCACCTTTACAAGCTCGTATCTTATGTCATATCAatcatttattgtaaaatttataatcttgGTAAttgctaatataaaaataaaatatttttgttaattgctatgttcaaataaatataatcaagaAGTCtctcatttgttttaaatccaTACAATATActatttgaaatatacattttttattgtaaactacGTCGTCTAGTATTTAATGCACGGGTGACAATTCCAGTATTACActttttgcaaatattaaacatttaaatatttcttaatagtATATCTCTAATATCGTGTCATTTAAGAAATATGACGGTATTTAGAAATCAATCGTAAAAAATTCTAACACAgcaatagaataaaaaagtaaaacaatgtAGAAGGAGAGTGGTAGACACCCGCCTGCCGCCGTGCGCCGGGGACACAACCGCGCGCCCCGGCCGGCGGCTGACACCGACTTATACTGACATTGTTTATGAAGTTTCCACAACACATGGACCAGgaaatcttatattttattgtgtgtGAGAAGATAAATGTGACTTGTTTCTACAACACTCACAGCTCGTGAGCAACTCCACAAGAACTATTGCGACGCACTGTCGGCTACGGGCACGAGCTACGAGCTACAGGCTACGGGCTATGAACTAGAGGCTACGAGGCTGAGAACTATAAGCTATAAGCATAATAAGGCGGCGATACTCAAGCTCTTTGCAAATGAGATAtactaattaaatagaaatacgCGTTGGAGGCAAAAATGAAAAGATTACGACAACTCGTTGTTACAAAGGGAAGTCTGAGATAAATAACCACTGGAGGAGTATGGAGTACTACTGTTAAATATCTGAAATTTTGTTGTAGTGATCCTCTATTAAGAAGTATCGCTCGATGTAAAGCAGCGAGGGGCACTTCTGCGAGCGAAGCATGTCAGTTGTAAAGGGCAGTTattattatcacaaatatgTTGGAATGTTCACATATAGGCCGAGGTGTCAGAGGCAACGTGTCGCTTGTTAATTAGCCCGCCGGTGCCGGTGTCGGGGTTGGGGGCGGGCGGAGGGGTAGGCGTTGGGGCCATACTCTAGGCGCGGCACGTCAGCGTGGCGGCCGGCCCGAGAGGGACCAATTGACCTATATGTCGTTATAGGCTTACCGTCGCCGGCTCCCacttactatttaatttttattaatgtaatatttttaaagttggtctccaaacaaaaatatcctctgtatacatatgtacatataaaataagaatatatatatgtatttgtttgttaGCTGCTTTTACATTATGTAGTGTAGCTAACGCTGGCAAGTTATAACTTCGCTTAGAAATCGGGCGGCCGCGGTGCAGTTTGGCAGCGATTCAACATTGCTTGTACACTGTGTACAGAGTTTATAGACACGGCGTGGCGACGCACATATCGATTTACGTCGAGAGCTCCTGAGCCACAGTGCTTCGCATCCGTTGCTCCGGCGGTCCGGCCAACAAATGCGGCCTGGTTTGAGCCGATGACGAGCTTGCGATTCATTTGCGATTTCATTTTACACTCGACCTATCGTTATggttttataatgtaaaagtaatttatattttgttgtgtTGTGGTCGATGTTCTCTATGgtttctataaaattacaaaaaaagcgATGCTACTAGACAACTGATAACTCTAAATACAGATAGCAGTCACAATGAATAATGggcaaacaaaaattaacatattatataggtACATGTTGGTCTTTTGCATTTCTTTTGGAGTTAAGACAaccaattattgttattaatagtTACTAGTTGACTGTAAATTACTGGGTAAGTACTTGCCCTCTACCTTGAATTCTGATCTTCTTTtgctatataaaaaacttcaaaacGCAGTGCATTAAcgtttttatgaattttttattgtaagagGCAATGGTGTAAAGAAAAGCGACCTTTAGTTAAACAAATGTAAACAAGCGTGGAGATCAAAGGCAAACAGCGCCGCTCCCCCGCGGGGCCGAGGGGAGGAGGAGCTGAAGGGGAGGCGACcgataaatattgtatgtgtTATTAGGGCGAGGGTGAGCTACcactgtattatttttgttgaatgttgACACAATTCTCGTGGACAATGTGTTGTTAATCGAGAATTTATgcagataaatataaattaaataaaggctgtaattaaaaatggcaCAAGGAGAGAAATTTGACACATTTAGCTAAGTAATAGTAAACAAGTTATTGTAGTCTGTTTCCTATAAACAAAGATGTCTGTGATAACATAGCTATTGCATTTGACCTCATAATGTAATCGGTCCGCCTCCGTCTTTGCTGTCGGCTGTCGGCTGTCGGCTGTCGGTGTCGGCTTACATCTGCGTGACGATCTCTGTTGTCAGGATGTCAGTGTATTGACTACAGACTCTAGTTTAATGAGCCGAGGAGACTAGCGCCAGCGGGTCGCGGATTAAGACGCACGAACTAACATTGGCTTCCGTTCAGGGAAGTCGTGCGCAGTGCGATC
Coding sequences:
- the LOC106720791 gene encoding alanine aminotransferase 1, with translation MKQEQVLTVDNMNQRLRRVRYAVRGPVLERALHIEHELEKGVPKPFASVVRANIGDCHALGQKPITFIRQVVAGAACPQLLASPALPPDVKQRVEEILDDCTCRSVGAYSASAGLWSVRRAAAAWLAARDGTPASAHDIYLGSGATDLIKALLTVFTEDVDGKPSGVMIPIPQYPLFSGALAELGLAQVEYYLDEERGWALDVAELRRALRNASATCRVRVLVVINPGNPTGQVLTRENMEEVVRFAHEHRLFLLADEVYQENIIAKPFHSFKKVMYEMGAPYCDMELGSVLTCSKGWAAECGLRAGLLELVRVHPGVVAAFCTARALMQCPTVLGQAALLCVMKPPTPGDASYEQFAMERREIRRVLRERAATAHRAFNSIPGYSCNAIDGSMFAFPRFEIPERAQRAARAQGIEPDEFYCLRLLEETGVCVVPGSGFGQRPGTYHLRTTILHSRSQLQHMMDSVRRFHAHFLHQYADTRLDCTTDTSTGC